Genomic DNA from Sphingobium sp. WTD-1:
CTTCGTGCCCGGCCCGCTGCCGGCGCGGCTGGCGCAGGGTCAGGTGGCGCTGACCCTACCGTCCAAGTCGGTGACATTGGTGACGGTGGAGTAAGCCTCCACATCCGTTCGCTTCGAGCGTGTCGAGAAGCGGGAAGCACTACGGTTTCTCGACTTGGCTCGAAACGAACGGAGACGGGGAAGTTTATCCCTCGGCCGCCTTCAGCCGCCCGGCCGCATCGTCGAACGCCGCCCAGCTGATCTGGGCCAGGCTGGCGCCGATGCTGCAACGACGCACGCCCAGCGCCGCCAGCGCGGCGATGCCGGCCGCGTCATAGTCATGGATGACGACATTGACCGGCCTGGGCGCGACCGCCGCGACCAGTTCGGCGACGGCGCCATGGTCCAGCAGGAAAGGCACGAACAGGCAGTCGGCCCCCGCCTCCGCATAGGCGACGGCGCGGGCGATGCTCTCGCTCGGCGTCATGCCGGGCACGCGGAAATTCTCGCTGCGCCCGACCAGCATCAGCGCCGGATCGACCCGGTCGATCGCCTCGCGCGCGGCCGCGATCCGCTCCACCGCCAGCGGCAGGTCATATA
This window encodes:
- a CDS encoding isocitrate lyase/phosphoenolpyruvate mutase family protein, with protein sequence MTDTARKRADFRALHQDGFFLLPNAWDAGSAMRLAKKGFRAIASTSAGAAWAAGKDDGELGRDAVLAHLEMLVAATDLPVNADFENGFADAPEDVAANVTLAAQTGIAALSIEDWSGSALYDLPLAVERIAAAREAIDRVDPALMLVGRSENFRVPGMTPSESIARAVAYAEAGADCLFVPFLLDHGAVAELVAAVAPRPVNVVIHDYDAAGIAALAALGVRRCSIGASLAQISWAAFDDAAGRLKAAEG